In Gordonia sp. SL306, the genomic window CCAACTGGTCTTCGGGCTGGGTCGTACTTCGTCCTCGCCTAGGCTTATCCCCTGATGCCACCGCCCACCCATCCCCTGACGCTCGGCCAGAAGCTGGTCGCGGTGCTCGAGGTCGGACGGCGCACGGCGCACGGCGACTTACAAGCTGGCCGTCCTGATGGCGCTGCTGGACTTGGCGACCGCGATTGTCGGACATCGCAGAACCAGTGGTGAACGCGGGACTTCCGGGTAGTGGTGCCCAGCCAATAGCCTCGCAAAACTGTCATACCCCTCCCCTACTCTGCGGGTGAAAGGTGATTCGCGGCCACCGCGAAGCGCCCCCACTCCACGCGAGCACCGCAACGGACCCCGCGTTCAGCCACCCTTCGAGGGTGCGCGCGAGCGTGCTCACAGAGAGGAGAAGTCATGTCCGACTTCGATTTCGATGCCACCGTCGACGGTGCTTGGCGTGCGTTTCGCGCCGACCTCGCTGACCGGCTCGCAGGGATGGCCATCGGCAACAGCCACACGGTCGCACAGTCCGAGTTCCCGGAAGGCCCACACGGCGTCATCGCCTTCACGGTCACACGCGCCCAACGGGTGCGGGCAACGGTGGACGCCGGCGACCTGCACACCACGCCCGAGTACCTCCGCGAGCAATTGGATGCGATGGTCCGCGCCGGCTGGCGGCTGCTGCGCGACGGCCGGCTCATCTACGAGGTAGGGCAACGTCGCGTCGACAAGCTCGCCCAGGTCGCGGTCGACATGCTGCGGGACATCTGGGAGGTCGTGCACCCGGCCTTCCTCGAACACTCCGGGCCCACGCCGCGGGAGGCCACCATCGCCGTCGGGACAATCCCGGAGACACAACTTCAACTGGGGCGTCTGGTGGTCGAGGCCCTCGAGAACATGGCCGGGCGGCGCATCGTCGTCGATGACGACGGTGACATCCCGCTGCCCACCGGGCGGACTCCGTCCTGGCTGCGCGTGCTCGCCGACGAGGCGACCGTCGAGTTCTTCGGGACGGTCGTCGACGTTGTCCCGAACGGTTCGACGGCAGCCGAGTTCGTTGCCACCGAGGCACCTCGCTGGCCGGGCATCACGCTGGTGCTGCACCAGAAGACGCTGATGGCGTTCCAGACCATCGAGATGACGGCCTTTCACCGGGAGAACCTGACGGCCGGCCTCGGTCGGTGGTTGCAATTCATGCACGACGAAGCGCCACAGATCATTTCGGCGATCACCGGCGCTGAGACTCCGGAACCGCCGCGTACAGCGGAGAGCGATCTACTCCCCGATCCGCTGCAGACCCTCATCGTGCTCGATGAGGACGGCACGTCCCTCGATGCGCACGAGGTCGCGGAGATCTGCCGTCACGATCAGTCCGCCATCCTCCGCTATATCCGCACCAGCCAGGAGCAGTACCTGGAGTGGAGCAGTTCCGCTGCGTTGGCCGACGCCGCCGACGATGCTGACGAAGCGGCGGCATGCCGACACGAGGAGCAGGCATGGCGCGCGACAACCGACCAGCTGCGTGCAGCGCTGCGGATCGTCGCACTGCGTGGCGACGGCAAAATCGCCGACCGTGATCCGCATGCGACCACACAATGATGGAGTCGACAACCTCGTGCTCGCGTGCCCGTCGTTCAACTGGTTCAGCTCCCAACCGGTCTGTCGTCGGCGCAGTGGTCGCCCCCTGCCGTCACTCGAGTCAGTCCTCAAGCGAATCCGGGGCGATCAGAGGGTCGTGCGACTGCCCTCCGATGAACACCATGCTTGCCACAGCCGCGGCCAGAGCACAGATACCGACCACCAGATACCCGATCGAGTAGCCACTGCCCAACGCTTCGAACGCGGTGTGCTGCAGCGGATTGAAGGGCACCGTGCCGCCGTCCGGTAGCTGAATCTGGGACGGTACCGCATTGGCGCCGAGCGGACCCGAGTTCACCGCATCGATTGCCGCCTGCGCCGACGCCTGCTGATCAGGCGGAGCGGACGCTGCGGAGTTGTTGAACGCGTCGAGCGATTGGCTCAACGTCGGGTCCGAGTTGACCTGACTGGAGATCTGGTTGGCAGCATGCCCGAGAGCGATGGCGCCGATCACCGCCGGGCCGAGAGTGAAGCCAAAGTCCCGCAACAGGCTTGCCCAACCGGCCGCCATCCCCGCAAGGTGGTTCGGAACGGTGTTGATCACAACAGCGGTGACCGCTGTCAACGCGAAGGCCATGCCGGCACCCGATACAGCCAGAGGTGGCAACAGCACCGCGATCGATTCGTGGCTGATCGGGATCTGCCACATCCAGAATCCACCTGCGGCGATGAGGAGCAGACCACCACCGAGGACCCACTTCGGGTTGTAGCGGACGATCAGCCGGGAAGCGATGGGCACCTGAATGAGTGCGGAAACACCGTTGAACACCACGAATGCCACCGATGCCGCCAGCGGAGTGAACCCTTGGATCGCCGTCAGGCGGATGCTCGTGATGTATCCCGTCGCGAGATAGGTGAACATGCCGACCACCGTGACGATGGCTGCGGTGCTGAAGTTCCGGTTGGCGAACAGATCGAGTTGCAGCAGCGGCGACTCCTGTCGTCTCTCGACGAAGATGAATGCTGCGGTGAATATCGCGCAGACCACAAACCCGCCGATGACCTCACGACTGCCCCATCCGCTCGTGGGTGCCTGGATGACAGCGAACAGGAACCCGAGGACGGCAAACGCGATCGTGATCTGCCCGGGCCAGTCGAACGAACGGCCTTCAGGAGACGACGATTCCTGCGCAACCACGGCCGCCAGTACACCCACCGCAACAGCCAGGATTGCCACAACGATGAACGCCCATTTCCATCCGGCATAAGGATTCGAGCCGAAATGCAACTTTGCGGCCAGACCGCAGATGACCGGCGACACCACACTGCCCATCGACAACGCGGCCGCCCAGGTGGACAACCCCCGTGCCCGGGACCGCGCGGTGTGGGTTCCGGCGGCGACCATCGACAGCGTGGTCGGAATGACCGCTGCGGCACCGACACCCGCAATGAACTGGCCCGACCACATGACGGCGAGGCGGATCGTCTGGCTCGTCTCCGGTCCTGGAGTCAGTACACAGATGGTGAACCCCAGCGCGAGAATCCCCGAACCGATCACCAATAGCCGACGGCGCCCGAACATGTCACCCAGCAAACCGAAGCTCAACTCCAGGATGGTCACCGGAATCAGAAACGCGTCGGTGATCCACGTCAATTGTGACGCGGTGGTCCCGAAGTCCTGTTGAAAGAGCCCGTTCAATCCCGCCGGGACGGTCAATCCGAACTGCGCGACGAAGATGCAGAGTGCGGCCGCCACGAGCGTGCCGCGGGTAAGTGGAGACGGCTGGAGGTGAGCGGTTCGGGACAGTCCTGGACTGACACTGCCGATCCCATTATCAATGTCGGACATGATGATTCCTTCGGAATGGACGATTACCGAACTCGGGGAAGCAACCCGCGGACAGGCCACCGGTGCGGTGGTGCCGTAGGTGACCCGATGATCAGGCGACGCGCTCAGAACGTGTCGGTGATGTGGGGCTCATGGAGTTCCATGGCCGGCGTCGATCAGGCTATTCCGCCGAGACCCGCGGTCCGCGAATGGCGGCGACCAGGTCGCTCAGCAGCCCGCAGCAGTCGGCTACCGAATCAGCAGTGGCGTAGACCGTGTGGTCGGGACGCGCGATGACGAATTTCTGCCCGAGGTCGGCCAGCCAGGTGGACAGGACGTCGTCGGTCTCGGTGAGCGGCCGCAACCCACCAGGCGAACCTCTTCGCGGAGAGAGCGCTGTGACGTTACCTCCTAGTGGCGCTATGGCTTCGGTGAGCAGGTCAGCGTCGCTGGGCTCAAGCGGGGCTGCGCAGATCACTCGGAAGCCACTCCCGATGACATCGTCGAGCAGCGCCGAAGTTCCGTCGGGAGCGGTGACTCGCGGTTGCGGGAGGATTCGCCCCGCACCGGGGGTGTGCGTGGCGATGAGGCCGTCGCAGAGTGGGGGCAGAAATGTTGCTCGGTATGTGACCGGCACGTCGGGGGTGTCGCCACGGAGTTCGCGGTCTCGCTGACGTGCCGCAACCTGGTCGCGTTCACAGATGACCCGGCCGAGATCGATAGCGTGACCGGTTGTTTCGATGACGTGCGGGCGTCGTTCCTGTTGATAGCTGTCCAGCAGCGACGCGTCAACCGTCGGCGAATCGACTGCATACCGCAGCTTCCAGGCCAGATTCTGGGCATCGCGAATTCCTTGGGCCATGCCCTGTGCCATGAACGGCGGAGTCATGTGCGCGGCGTCGCCGGCAAGCAGGATGCGGCCGTCTCGCCAGCTCTCGGCCACCAGACCATGGAAGGTATAGGCGGCAGATCGCCACAGCGTGGCCTCGCCAGGCCGGATCCATCGATCGATGAACGGCCAGGCATCGTCGTCGGCAACGCTTCCCGCGGCGAGCTCCCCGGGTTCGAGCATGATCTCCCAACGTCGGTGATGGCCGGCGAGGACCACATAGGTCGAGGGGCGATCCGGTTCGCAGTACTGCACTTGGGTGGCCGGCAGGCGCTCCACCGCGTCGTCACCGACGATGGCGTCGACAACCAGGAAGTTCTCGTGGAAACCCAAGTCGATCATCGTGATTCCGAGACGCCGACGTATTGGACTGGCGCCCCCGTCGCAGCCGACGAGATAACGCCCCGTGACGTGATCGACAGTCGTGGCTCCGGCCCGCCGCACGTCGACCCAGACATGGTCGTCATCTTGTCCGGTATCGATGATCGTGCTCTCCAGCGATACGGTGACCGACGGCAAGGAATCGACGCGTTCGCGCAGGAGGGTCTCGAATGCGGGCTGGTCGAACGCAAACATCGGGTCCCAGCCGAGTCGGTGAGGAGGGGGCGGCGAGTCGAGCCGCTTGATCACTTCGCCGTCCACGCCCCGGTATTCGCTTGCCCGGTAGGGCACTACATGGGGCTGCAGCTGATCGGCGATTCCCAACTCCTGGGCGACCCGCATGACCTCGTGATCCATGCCCGCCGCACGCGGTAGCGGATACAACCCGGGAAGCTGATCGAAGATGGCGGTACGAATCCCGTGCTGTCCGAGCAGTCCTGCCAGAGCAGCGCCAGTCGGACCCATCCCCACGATCAGAACGTCGGTGTCGAAGTCGCCGGCTCCGCTCATCGTTCGCCGAACTTCTGACGCTGCCAGTCTTCGACAGTCATGAAGGTGGGGTCCTGGCGGCACACCTGCTCCGTTGTGGCCCAGATCTTTTCGTCGGAATCGGCAAGGTCGAGCGGATCGCCGTGCGGTTGCTCCACATACCAGGGTGTGTCGAGATACACCTCGACGGTGTTGTCCTCGATATCAGAAAAGTAGATGGACAACGCGTTTCCGTGATTGAGTCCACGCAGCTTGGTGGCGCTTGCGGCTTCCGCCCGCGACCAGGCTTCCCGGAGGTCGTCGATCGTCGCCACCTTGAAAGACAACTGCATGATAGTGCTCGGCGCATCCGCGCCGCGGCCCGAGGCGAGCGCGAGCTGATGATGCTGAGCCGGATTCCCCGACAGGAACGCGATGGTGAAAGGCATGGTCTTGCCCTCGCCGCGGTCGGTTTGAACCATGCCGAAGACCGACGTGTAGAAATCGACCATGGCGTCGAGGTCGCGACAGAAAACGCCGAAATGGGAGAGTGTCGGCTGAAAGGTCGTCTCTGTTGTGGATGTCATGTGAGTCTCCTCGTTGAGGCCATGATGGTAGATCAGTGGTGGTGGATCAGCGTTGCCCGTCGTGGACGGAGACATCAGCAATGCTCAATCCGCCCAGGCGGGAATGGATGCGGCCGCCGTCAGACATCGCCAGCGCGAACAGAATCTCGTTCGGGCGGGGTGCATCTTGGATACCCACCTCGACCACGTTGTAATGACTCCGCACATACGCGGCGTGGATGTAGTGCAGCGGCACCATCAAGCGATAACCGGTGGCCGCGACCGCCTTGGCCGACGGCACCATCGCCTTGGGCGCACCGAGGCTTTCACGCATCGCCCAGCCACCCGCCTCATGCCACACGGCCCCGTGCTCGAGTTCTCCGTTCACGCCGACGATGCTGGCCTTGCCGTAGGCTTCGACGTGTTCGACGCCACCCAACAGCTCGATCAGGTCGCCGGCGAGTGACGCGCCGAGCGGGCGCAGTGCGCCCATGAATTCGGAGAGATCCTCCTGGTAACGGCCGGCGAACGGGTTGGCGACCACGGCGGATGCAGTGGCGATCCGGACCGGCTGTTCCGATGTGGGGCCGAATTCGTGGAATACGGTCTCCACCACCAGCTGCCTTTTGCGAACCCGCACCAGGTCGTCGATGCCGGCGACGGTCACTTCTGCGCTTCGATCGGGTTGCGGAGGGTACCGATGGCCTCGATCTCGACCTCCACCACGTCACCCGGCTTCATATAGCGCGGGGGTTTGCGCGAGAATCCGACGCCTGACGGAGTTCCGGTGATGATGACATCGCCCGGCGCGAGGGTGAAAATCGTCGACGCGTAGTTGATCAGCTGCGGGATGCCGAAGATCATCTGCCCGGTATCGCCGGACTGAACGACTTCGTCGTTGAGTCGGGTTTCGAGCTTCAGTTCGCGGCCGGGTTCGATCTCGTCGGCGGTCACCATCCATGGGCCGAACCCGCCGGTGGACTCGAAGTTCTTGCCTGCGGCGATCTGCTTGGCGTGGAACTGGAATTCGCGGACCGACCCATCGTTGTAGCAGCTGTATCCCGCGACGTGATCCCAGGCGCTCTCCACCGGGATGTCGCGGCCGCCGCGGCCGATGATCACCGCGAGCTCACCCTCCCAGTCGAGGGTCTCCGAGGCGTTGGGGCGCACGATCGCACCCTCGTGCGCGACCTGTGAGCGCCACACCCGCAGGAAGATCGGCGGGTAGTCGGCCAACTCTCGCTTGAGCCCCGCGGCGATCGCCTCTTGGTGATGATCCATGTAATTGCGCACCGATGCCACGATCTTCTCCGGGCGCGGGATTACCGGCAGATAGGTGACCACGCCCAACGGGATCGGTGTGCCCTGTGAGACCAGCTCCTCGCGACGGGCGAAGTCATCGCCGGCGATGAAGGCGGCCAACGTGTCAACGCCTGAGGCATTGGCCAAATCGACCACGGTGTCGTCGACGACTGCGCCGAAGGATTCGCGACCGGAGTGGAGGAAGGACATGAGTTTCATTTGACACCTCAGCGGTTTCGGGGTTTCGGCCGTTCGCTCGTGTGAGCTCGAACACTGTGAACACGAAGCTACGGCACTTTCGTGCACAAAACAATAGAACCTGCATTTTCCTTGCAAGCTTCGCGAGGTCTGTGCTTCGCTTCTGGTGGCACAACGATCTACGGCGGTGCCGGCCCCGGCACGACGTCCCGTGGAGATGACCGCCGACCCGCCCACCACAGCAGGAGTTCCCTATGTTCGGTGCAAATTATGTTGATGGACAATGGATCGACGGATCTTCGGCGGTGCCGGATATCAATCCCTCCGACCTCGACGACGTTGTCGGGGAGTTCGCCCGCGCCGATAGGACCCAGGCCGAGGACGCGATCTCCGCAGCGACTGCGGCACAACCCCACTGGGCGGCGCTGCCCGGCGCAGCACGCGCCGAGATTCTCGACCGGGCCGGTGATGAACTCCTCGCCCGCGCAGACGAGCTCGGCGATCTCCTGTCGCGCGAGGAGGGCAAGACGCTGCCCGAAGGCGTGGGCGAAATACGCAGGGCCGGACAGATCTTGAAATTCCACGCGGGAGAGGCAGTCCGGAACCCAGGCGAACTACTCGGTTCCGTACGTCCCGGCGTCGAAATCCTGGTAGATCGCGAACCAGTGGGTGTGGTCACGGTCATCACCCCGTGGAACTTTCCCATCGCCATTCCCGCGTGGAAGATCGCGCCCGCACTGGCGCACGGCAACGCCGTGGTGTTCAAGCCTGCTGACCTCGTTCCGGCTTCGGCGTGGCATCTGGTGGACGTCTTGGTTCGTGCGGGTTTGCCGGCCGGCGTGCTGAACCTGGTCATGGGGTCGGGCCGCGAGATCGGCGACACCCTCACCGGTGATGTGCGGGTGAATGCGGTGTCATTCACGGGCTCCACCGTCACCGGACAGCGCGTTCGTGAGTCCGCGCACTCCCATGGCGCCCGAGTGCAATTGGAGATGGGCGGCAAGAATCCACTGGTCATTGCCGATGACGCCGATCTCGATGCCGCGGTGGCCGGGGCGATCGAGGGATCGTTTGGTTCGACGGGACAGCGGTGCACCGCGTCGTCGCGCCTGATCGTCGTCGACAGCATCCACGACGAGTTCGTCGATCGCCTGGCAGCGGCTCGTGCGCGAATCGTGGTCGGCGACGCCCGACACGGGGACACGACGATGGGTCCCGTCGCGGACGCGAGTCAGCTCGAGCAAGACCGGCGATACATCGACCTGGCCCGATCGCAAGGCGCCGACGTCGTCGGTGGAGAGCTGCTCGACCGCGCAACCCCGGGTCACTACCTGTCACCGGCCCTGCTGATCGGCACCCGCAACGAAGACACCGTCAACCGCGAGGAGGTGTTCGGGCCAGTCGCATCAGTGATCCGCGTTGCCGATCTCGACGAAGCGATCAGCGCAGCCAATGACACCGAATTCGGTTTGACGGCTGGTATTTACACACGGTCCCTCGCTGCTTCTACCCGATTTCGGAAGCAGTCCACTGCAGGCATGGTGATGGTCAACCTCCCGACCGCCGGGGTCGACTACCACGTCCCGTTCGGTGGGCGCCGGGCGTCGTCGTTCGGACCTCGGGAGCAGGGCCGGGATGCGCGGGACTTCTACACCAGCACCAAGACCTGCTACGTACTCGGCGACCCGACTTCATAACAGCGAGAATTTGTTTGGGCTCTCCGGTCACTATGCGCGGAGAGCCCAAACAACTGCATCGAAAGTCAGGAGGTCAGCTTCGGCATGATGGTGGCGATGTCATGCTGTGTCCGCGTGATGTGCCGGGTGAGAAGTGCGACGGCCTCGTCTGTTTTCCGCTCCACTGTCGCGTTGAGAATCGCCTCGTGCTCACCGGATTTCGAACGCGACTGGGTCCGATGCGCGGCCGAGAACCGTCGATACCGCTCGGCCTGATCGAACAAGTTGGAGCACGACTGCAACAGCCGCGGAGATGTCGTCGCCGACAACAGCGTCATATGGAAGTTCTTGTGCAGCATCGACCATTCGCTGTCGAGGACCAGAGGTCCCTCGGGAAGGCGATCCTCGACCTTCTGCAGCCGATAGAACGACGCGATCGCCTGAGCTTCCCACTCGTCGCCGCCGCGCTCGATGGCCTCTTCCAGCGCCTGCATATCGAGTATCAAGCGCAGCCGCGTGATGTCGTTGAAGTCATCAACAGACATCTCCGCGACCCGGAACCCCCGCCGCTCATCGGCGACGACCAAGCCTTCGTACGTCAATCGGTTCAACGCTTCGCGTAGCGGACTGCTCGAGCAGCCGTAATGCTCCCGAAGGTGATCGACTTTCAGCTTGTCTCCCGCCCGGTGGACGTTGGACAGCAGGTCCTGACGTAGTCGGGCGACCGTCTGCGCGACGAGGGGCGGAGGTAGGGTCGCGGTGCTCATTCGACAATTCTATGCACAAAGATGGCGTTGCGCATTGACGACGAGGCGATCGGACCCCGGCCGGTCACCACGTCACTGGGACGCAGGCAGCGGGGAGACGATGTAATTGCTGAACCCCCCGTTGCGATCGGCGATGCCGTTGATCGCGTTGTTCACGTCCTGCAGCGGGAACACGTGATGCTCGAGTGGCGACAAATCGAGTGTTCCGGCGGCGACCATGTCCGCCATCTCCTGGCATTCGCGGGCAGTCGACCACGCCGAACCGAGGAGCTTGAGCTGCTGATCCATCAGGTGATGGATGTCGATGGCCAGCTCGCCCATCATCGCGCCGATGTCGACACACACGCCGCCCCGGCGCAGTGATCGCATTCCTTCGCGGAAGGTCTCGTGCTCAGCGCCCGGACCCAGCGCATCGACGTAGATGTCGACTCCGCGACCGTTGGTCTGCTCCTTGATCCAGGTGTCCACCGGTCCGTCGAGCAATGAGTGTGTGTGAATGCGTCCCGGTACCAGGTCAGCGACGGTCTTCAGCAGCCCGTGGTTACGGGCCGTCCCGTACAGGGTCGTCAGTCCCATGGCCGGCGCCAGCAGCGCGGCGGACAGACCGAGCGTGCCGCTGATCCCGTTGACGAGAATCGACTTGCCCGGGCGGGCGTCTGCCTTCTTGAGCGCCGAGTACATCGTGCCCAGATAGCCGAAGCGCGCGGCGGTGTTGAAGTCGAGATTGTCCGGCAGACGCACCAGAGCGTAGGCGGGCGCGAGCATCTGTTCGGCGAGCCCACCGGGATATCGGTCGAGCAGTTCGATCGAGGTCGGGGTGAATCCGAAATAGCCGGCGAAGGCATAGCTCGAGCAGTTGATCAGATCTCCATCGCGGCACGCCTCGCACGCCAGGCAGTATCGGCCTGGATTGACGTAGACGCGGTCGCCGACCTCCCAGCCGATGACGCCCTCGCCGACCTCCTCGACGACCCCGGCGGGATCGAGCCCGAATGTCGCGGGGAGCGTCGGCAGCGGATCCTCTGGGAACCAGGTGGTCCAGTTCTGCAGAATGTTGCTGAGATTCGGGACGATGTTGACGGCGTGAACGCGGACGCGCACTTCACCAAGGCCCGGCACCGGGCGAGGAACTTGTTCGAGTCGCATCTCCTCGGCGACGTTGTGCATACGTGCAGCCAGCATGGTGTCTGTCATTCTCTGTGAACCTTTCGTGAACGAGTGAGTCGTCAGCCGGCCTGGCCGATGAGGACGACGAAGATGGTTGCGGGCTCGTCTCCAGGCACACGCCAGGCGTGGCGCGTACCGTTCTGAACGACGATGTCGCCCGGATGAAGTTCGGTACTCGCGTTGTTGTCGAGTTCGAGAACGACTGTGCCGCTGAGGAGTACCGCGTAGTCGATGGTCGGCGTGGTGTGCATACCCGGGGCATCGGGCTCGAAGAGGTCGGCAAGTCCCGGAGTGTTGGCCAGATTCTCGGCGACCGCGGCCTCGGGGTCGAAATCGGTCGCGCCGAAGACACTGTCCGGGGGAAAAGTCACCGTCAGCGCAATTGTCTCGCCCGGGCCCGGAACGAAGCTCGCCGGTGGAGCGGCAGCTTCCATTCCACGCGCCGTCGGCGGCCGGGTCGTCGTCCACACCACGGAACTCTCGAATCCTGGGGTGTGCTTGTAGACGGTGGCCGCTGTGGGTCCGTCCTCTTTGATGACCGACGATCCTGCGCTGTCAACGCCCGTCACGACTCGACGAACCATGTTGTGCACTCTCCTTCAACTCGGCCGGGGTAGTGGCCTCCATCACACTGGTCAGTTTATGCATAACTTGATCCTTTTGCATAGAGTCCGGAAGGTCTGAGTGCCCTGCCCGACGTCATAGAGGCCGACCGGTTGTACTGAGATGCACGTTCCTCCCCGACTGCCGGCGGCCCTGACCCGCCTCGGCCAGGCCAACTCCAGCGGCGCACTCAGTAGCCGTATCTGGAAACCCCTTGGCGGCCACGGAGATGGGCCGAGTCAGCTCAGTCGACAATCCGCGCCGGCGCCAGATTGGACGCAAGATCGAACGCTCCAGAGGGTCGATCAGACGATTTCGTTCACGAACCGCGAGCCGTTGTCCGACTCGTATGTGAAGATGTCGTCCTTGTAGGTGGGTGGGGCTGGGCGCACTAGCGCCCAGCCTGGTCTATCCGAGCGGTATCGCACCGGCCGCGCGGGGCCAATTGCTTATGGCACCTTCGCTTTTGGTCATCCGGGTATCGATCACAACCCGCCGCACTATCGGCAGCGACGTCTCAA contains:
- a CDS encoding TY-Chap domain-containing protein; translation: MSDFDFDATVDGAWRAFRADLADRLAGMAIGNSHTVAQSEFPEGPHGVIAFTVTRAQRVRATVDAGDLHTTPEYLREQLDAMVRAGWRLLRDGRLIYEVGQRRVDKLAQVAVDMLRDIWEVVHPAFLEHSGPTPREATIAVGTIPETQLQLGRLVVEALENMAGRRIVVDDDGDIPLPTGRTPSWLRVLADEATVEFFGTVVDVVPNGSTAAEFVATEAPRWPGITLVLHQKTLMAFQTIEMTAFHRENLTAGLGRWLQFMHDEAPQIISAITGAETPEPPRTAESDLLPDPLQTLIVLDEDGTSLDAHEVAEICRHDQSAILRYIRTSQEQYLEWSSSAALADAADDADEAAACRHEEQAWRATTDQLRAALRIVALRGDGKIADRDPHATTQ
- a CDS encoding MFS transporter; amino-acid sequence: MSDIDNGIGSVSPGLSRTAHLQPSPLTRGTLVAAALCIFVAQFGLTVPAGLNGLFQQDFGTTASQLTWITDAFLIPVTILELSFGLLGDMFGRRRLLVIGSGILALGFTICVLTPGPETSQTIRLAVMWSGQFIAGVGAAAVIPTTLSMVAAGTHTARSRARGLSTWAAALSMGSVVSPVICGLAAKLHFGSNPYAGWKWAFIVVAILAVAVGVLAAVVAQESSSPEGRSFDWPGQITIAFAVLGFLFAVIQAPTSGWGSREVIGGFVVCAIFTAAFIFVERRQESPLLQLDLFANRNFSTAAIVTVVGMFTYLATGYITSIRLTAIQGFTPLAASVAFVVFNGVSALIQVPIASRLIVRYNPKWVLGGGLLLIAAGGFWMWQIPISHESIAVLLPPLAVSGAGMAFALTAVTAVVINTVPNHLAGMAAGWASLLRDFGFTLGPAVIGAIALGHAANQISSQVNSDPTLSQSLDAFNNSAASAPPDQQASAQAAIDAVNSGPLGANAVPSQIQLPDGGTVPFNPLQHTAFEALGSGYSIGYLVVGICALAAAVASMVFIGGQSHDPLIAPDSLED
- a CDS encoding bifunctional 3-(3-hydroxy-phenyl)propionate/3-hydroxycinnamic acid hydroxylase gives rise to the protein MSGAGDFDTDVLIVGMGPTGAALAGLLGQHGIRTAIFDQLPGLYPLPRAAGMDHEVMRVAQELGIADQLQPHVVPYRASEYRGVDGEVIKRLDSPPPPHRLGWDPMFAFDQPAFETLLRERVDSLPSVTVSLESTIIDTGQDDDHVWVDVRRAGATTVDHVTGRYLVGCDGGASPIRRRLGITMIDLGFHENFLVVDAIVGDDAVERLPATQVQYCEPDRPSTYVVLAGHHRRWEIMLEPGELAAGSVADDDAWPFIDRWIRPGEATLWRSAAYTFHGLVAESWRDGRILLAGDAAHMTPPFMAQGMAQGIRDAQNLAWKLRYAVDSPTVDASLLDSYQQERRPHVIETTGHAIDLGRVICERDQVAARQRDRELRGDTPDVPVTYRATFLPPLCDGLIATHTPGAGRILPQPRVTAPDGTSALLDDVIGSGFRVICAAPLEPSDADLLTEAIAPLGGNVTALSPRRGSPGGLRPLTETDDVLSTWLADLGQKFVIARPDHTVYATADSVADCCGLLSDLVAAIRGPRVSAE
- a CDS encoding VOC family protein, with protein sequence MSPSTTGNADPPPLIYHHGLNEETHMTSTTETTFQPTLSHFGVFCRDLDAMVDFYTSVFGMVQTDRGEGKTMPFTIAFLSGNPAQHHQLALASGRGADAPSTIMQLSFKVATIDDLREAWSRAEAASATKLRGLNHGNALSIYFSDIEDNTVEVYLDTPWYVEQPHGDPLDLADSDEKIWATTEQVCRQDPTFMTVEDWQRQKFGER
- a CDS encoding amino acid synthesis family protein, producing MTVAGIDDLVRVRKRQLVVETVFHEFGPTSEQPVRIATASAVVANPFAGRYQEDLSEFMGALRPLGASLAGDLIELLGGVEHVEAYGKASIVGVNGELEHGAVWHEAGGWAMRESLGAPKAMVPSAKAVAATGYRLMVPLHYIHAAYVRSHYNVVEVGIQDAPRPNEILFALAMSDGGRIHSRLGGLSIADVSVHDGQR
- a CDS encoding fumarylacetoacetate hydrolase family protein translates to MKLMSFLHSGRESFGAVVDDTVVDLANASGVDTLAAFIAGDDFARREELVSQGTPIPLGVVTYLPVIPRPEKIVASVRNYMDHHQEAIAAGLKRELADYPPIFLRVWRSQVAHEGAIVRPNASETLDWEGELAVIIGRGGRDIPVESAWDHVAGYSCYNDGSVREFQFHAKQIAAGKNFESTGGFGPWMVTADEIEPGRELKLETRLNDEVVQSGDTGQMIFGIPQLINYASTIFTLAPGDVIITGTPSGVGFSRKPPRYMKPGDVVEVEIEAIGTLRNPIEAQK
- a CDS encoding aldehyde dehydrogenase family protein, which encodes MFGANYVDGQWIDGSSAVPDINPSDLDDVVGEFARADRTQAEDAISAATAAQPHWAALPGAARAEILDRAGDELLARADELGDLLSREEGKTLPEGVGEIRRAGQILKFHAGEAVRNPGELLGSVRPGVEILVDREPVGVVTVITPWNFPIAIPAWKIAPALAHGNAVVFKPADLVPASAWHLVDVLVRAGLPAGVLNLVMGSGREIGDTLTGDVRVNAVSFTGSTVTGQRVRESAHSHGARVQLEMGGKNPLVIADDADLDAAVAGAIEGSFGSTGQRCTASSRLIVVDSIHDEFVDRLAAARARIVVGDARHGDTTMGPVADASQLEQDRRYIDLARSQGADVVGGELLDRATPGHYLSPALLIGTRNEDTVNREEVFGPVASVIRVADLDEAISAANDTEFGLTAGIYTRSLAASTRFRKQSTAGMVMVNLPTAGVDYHVPFGGRRASSFGPREQGRDARDFYTSTKTCYVLGDPTS
- a CDS encoding GntR family transcriptional regulator translates to MSTATLPPPLVAQTVARLRQDLLSNVHRAGDKLKVDHLREHYGCSSSPLREALNRLTYEGLVVADERRGFRVAEMSVDDFNDITRLRLILDMQALEEAIERGGDEWEAQAIASFYRLQKVEDRLPEGPLVLDSEWSMLHKNFHMTLLSATTSPRLLQSCSNLFDQAERYRRFSAAHRTQSRSKSGEHEAILNATVERKTDEAVALLTRHITRTQHDIATIMPKLTS
- a CDS encoding alcohol dehydrogenase catalytic domain-containing protein — translated: MTDTMLAARMHNVAEEMRLEQVPRPVPGLGEVRVRVHAVNIVPNLSNILQNWTTWFPEDPLPTLPATFGLDPAGVVEEVGEGVIGWEVGDRVYVNPGRYCLACEACRDGDLINCSSYAFAGYFGFTPTSIELLDRYPGGLAEQMLAPAYALVRLPDNLDFNTAARFGYLGTMYSALKKADARPGKSILVNGISGTLGLSAALLAPAMGLTTLYGTARNHGLLKTVADLVPGRIHTHSLLDGPVDTWIKEQTNGRGVDIYVDALGPGAEHETFREGMRSLRRGGVCVDIGAMMGELAIDIHHLMDQQLKLLGSAWSTARECQEMADMVAAGTLDLSPLEHHVFPLQDVNNAINGIADRNGGFSNYIVSPLPASQ
- a CDS encoding cupin domain-containing protein encodes the protein MVRRVVTGVDSAGSSVIKEDGPTAATVYKHTPGFESSVVWTTTRPPTARGMEAAAPPASFVPGPGETIALTVTFPPDSVFGATDFDPEAAVAENLANTPGLADLFEPDAPGMHTTPTIDYAVLLSGTVVLELDNNASTELHPGDIVVQNGTRHAWRVPGDEPATIFVVLIGQAG